The stretch of DNA ACGGCTCCCCTTCATAATGGTCGCGTAAATCTGTATGAGCATCCATATGAATGATCGCTAGGTTAGGATATTTTTTTGCCACTGCTTTCATAACAGGCCAAGATACTAAATGCTCTCCTCCCATACCGAGTGGGAACTTCCCTGCAGCCATTAAACCATCAATATATTCTTCAATCATATCAATACTTTTTTGCGGATTTCCGAACGGTAGTGGAATATCTCCTGCATCAAAATATTTTACTTCTTCTAGCTCACGGTCTAAATACGGACTATATTCTTCTAATCCAATAGATACTTCACGAATACGAGATGGACCAAAACGAGATCCCGGACGATAGCTTACTGTCCAATCCATCGGCATACCGTAAATAACTGCTTGGCTTTCCTCATAGTTCGGATGACTTTTTATAAAAACATTACCTGAATAAGCTTCATCAAAACGCATGTATAGGAACCTCCTCATAATAGGGGTCAGTAATTACCCTGACCCCCAATACTTTTTTATTTATTTTGTTAAATCCGCCACGAACTTCGGCAACACAAACGCTGCTTTATGAAGTTCTTTCGTATAGTATTTTGTATCAATTTCATGGAAACGATCTTCGCTAACTTCTAATGGATCATATTTTTTAGATCCAATTGTAAATGTCCACATTCCACTTGGGTATGTAGGGATGTTCGCAATATAAAGACGTGTAATTGGGAAGATTTCACGAACATCGCGTTGAACGTTGCGAATTAAATCTGGTGTAAACCATGGGTTGTCCGACTGAGCAACAAATACACCGTCTTCTTTTAACGCTCTAGAGATTCCTGCATAGAAACCTTTTGTGAATAAGTTTACTGCTGGTCCTACTGGCTCTGTAGAATCAACCATAATAACGTCATACTTATTTTCACTTTCTGCAATATGCATAAAGCCGTCGCCTACTTGTACGTCTACACGAGGATCGTCTAATTTTCCAGCAATTTCAGGTAAGAACTTTTTAGAGTACTCGATTACTTTTCCATCAATATCTACTAGTGTTGCTTTTTTCACACTAGGATGTTTTAACACTTCACGAATTACTCCTCCGTCTCCACCACCTACAACTAGTACGTTTTCTGGATTTGGATGTGTGAATAACGGAACGTGTGCTACCATTTCGTGATATACCCACTCATCCTTTTGTGAAGTCATGACCATTCCATCTAGTAATAACATATTGCCAAACTCTTCTGTTTCAACCATATCAAGCTTTTGAAAATCCGTTTGTTCTGTATGTAAAGTCTTGTTGATTTTCATTGTAATTCCAAAGTTTTCTGTTTGTTTTTCAGTAAACCATAATCCCATTTTATTCAATCTTCCTTTCTCGTTATCGTATCTATTTCTTCATTTACTATCGTTCCCCAACGAACAACATTAAAACAATTTTCATGTAACAAGAAAAAAGTATAGATGAAACTATCAAAAATTCAAGAAAAATATTTTATTTTCATAAAAAAATGTTTAAAAGGGGCGAAACCTTTTCATACTAAAAGTATTAGTATGCCTTTTGGAGGGTATAAAAAACGATGGAAATTATAACTAATGACCGGCTACAGTCGTGGATCAAATATATTCGTGCTTTTCTTTTTATATCCGTAATCCTATTAATCTCCTTCTTTCTGTTTATCGGATCTATTTTTATATATGCAAAATCAAAAGGAGCTCCTCCACTTTGGGTGACGCAATCGTCTATCATTTATGCTAGTGATGGATCGATTATTGGAGAAGCACATAATGGAGAAAAACGTTATTGGGTTAGTTTAGAAGACATTTCTCCAAACGTCATTGACGCTACGCTCGCCGTTGAAGACCGTCGTTTTTATGAACATAGTGGCTTTGACTATCGTCGTATTGTTGGTGCGATTTTAGCGGATATAAAAGCTAGAGCAAAAGTACAAGGTGCAAGTACGATTACGCAACAATATGCCCGCAACTTATTTTTAAATCACGAAAAAACTGTTACGAGAAAATGGAATGAAGCTTTATACACGATTCGACTTGAGGCGAATTACTCAAAAGATGAAATATTAGAAGGATATTTAAATACAATCTATTACGGCCACGGTGCGTACGGTATTGAGTCAGCCGCTCATTACTACTTTGGGAAAACTGCTAGTGAGTTAACGTTAGCAGAAGCTAGTATGCTTGCCGGCATTCCTAAGGGACCAAATATTTTCTCTCCATTTATTAATGAAGAACGAGCTGAAGCACGACAACGGGTTGTGTTACAGTCAATGGTCGCAAACGGCAACATATCTGAAACCTTAGCAAAAGAAGCTGCCGAACATTCGTTACAGTTTGGAGAACGCGAGCATTTACCGACAGAGTATATGGCTCCTTATTTTCAAGACGCTGTCCGCTCGGTGCTTCGTAATGAACTAGGGTTAGGAGAAGAACTAGTAAAAGGTGGACTACACATTTACACTACGTTAAATCCAAGGCTACAACATATTGCCGAACAGCAAATTGCCGAAGAATTGGATGAGGAATCTGACATTCAAGTTGGGTTTATCGCGATGGATCCACAATCAGGTAGAGTAGAAGCTTTAGTAGGTGGACGAGATTATGAAGAAAGTCCGTTTAACCGTGTAACGCAAGCGATGCGTCAGCCAGGATCGACGTTTAAACCGTTACTATATTATCAAGCGCTAGAAAATGGGTTTACTCCTTCGACTCCGTTTCGAAGTGAGCGAACAACGTTTCAGTTTGATAACGGGCGGGCTAGCTATACGCCTCATAATTACAAAGACTATTATGCAAATAGCGAAGTGCCGCTCATGCAGGCATTACCAGTTTCAGATAACATTTACGCTGTGAAAACGCATTTATATTTAGGAGAAGAGCAGCTATTAGAAACAGCTAGAAAATTCGGTATTCACTCCCCTTTACAAGCAGTACCTGCGCTAGCACTAGGTAGTTCACCCGTTCGAGTGATTGAAATGGCGAATGCGTTTAGTATGCTTGCTAATGGTGGTACGAATGTTACTCCTATTTTTATTGATAAAATTGTCAATTACCGTGGAGAAGTTTTATTTGAAAGTTCACCAGAAAAGGAAAGAGTGTTAGATCCTGATATTACATTTGTGTTAAATCATATGATGACTGGAATGTTTGACCGTCGCTTAAATGGATATATGTCTGTTACTGGTAATAGTCTCGTTTCGCAACTTTCTAGACCGTATGCCGGGAAGTCTGGAACAACACCGACAGATAGTTGGATGATTGGCTATACACCAGAGCTATTAAGTGCAGTTTGGACAGGATATGATCAAAATCAACCACTTCAACAACGAGAGCAACGATATACGAAAAATATATGGGCAGAGTTTATGGAGGAAGCACTAGAAGAAAAGTCCGTTACAGTGTTTCGTCCAACAGATGGTGTGGTAGGAGTACAAGTAAACCCAGAGAGTGGCTTACTAGCAAGTAAAGAGTGTCCTGGTTCTCGCTTAACTTATTACGTGAAAGGGACAGAGCCAACCGAATACTGTCAAAAGCACGGCGAAGAAACTGAACAACAAATTGAACAACTAGAAAAACGTGAACAAGAAGGCGGAAAATCATGGTGGCAAAAATTCATCCCTTGGCTATAAGAAAAGCGGAGGGCGCTCGTTTAGCGGCGACAAGCACAAGGCAAGCGCTGTAGAAGGGCGCTTTTTGCCCTTCGGAAGCGATTGACTTGTGACCTCGAGCCGCTAGCGCCCGGAGCTAGACAATAAGAAAAGCGCAGGCGGCTCGTTCTGGCCCGACAAGCATAAGACAGGCGCTGCAGGTGGGCGCTTTTTGCCCACCGGAAGTGACTGGCTTATGACCTCGAGGGCCAAGCCGCCGGAGCTAGACAGAAGAAAAGCGCAGGCGGCTCGTTCTGGCCCGACAAGCATAAGACAGGCGCTGCAGGTGGGCGCTTTTTGCCCACCGGAAGTGACTGGCTTATGACCTCGAGGGCCAAGCCGCCGGAGCTAGACAGAAGAAAAGCGCAGGCGGCTCGATCAGGCCCGTACAAACTGGACCATTCCGAACAGAAATACATGCACGTGAGAGATTCTCCTTAACAAAAGTAAAAACCCCGAGATTAAAAATCTCGGGGTTTTTAGTGTCCTAGTTTCCATGTGATACCACATGTAAGTTTAGTTTACTTTTTTTACTACAATAACTCAAGTAGGTTAGAAGGACGTTCAATAATCTGTCACATATTTTTTCTCAGAAAGGTATTGACAACCTATTCTACGGCTAATCCGTTTTTTAATTCCTCACTTGAGCGCTCCCACAAACCTGGTTCATGATTGATTAAATAGTTTTTCAAAATAGTTTTAGACCGATCATCCATAAAGTCGACCATTATATGGCGCTTCATCGATTTATCCATTTTATTCACATGCTCTGGTAACGATTTATAGCCACGACGCGCCTCACGATCAACTGTCATTTCGCACGCGGTGACACCTGCATAATATGGGCCTTCTTGTTTACGATCAATCGTCACCCATACGAGCCAATATAGCTTTGGATTTGGTACTTCATCTCGATTCGGAATAAACTTAATTCCTTTTTCTACCGTGCTTCTTGCATGCATAGCACCGATATCTACAAACGCTTCCCCAGCTTCGACATCTACAAACACAGGTGAAACATTTTCTAAACTAAGCGCTCCAACGCCAAACCCTTTATGGCCATCTGTTGGGTCATTTTTTATAATATTAAAGCCAATTGGTTTCTTTTCCATCAAAAATTCCTCCTTACAGCATTAAAAGTGTTGCTAGAAAATCAAAAATTCCTTTTTCAATTGTCGGATAAACGGTGCTAAAAAGTAGTCCAATCGTAACATCATATAGTGGCCTAATAAGTACTAACGCTAAGAAAAAAATCATTCCGAACGGTTCTAATTTTGTTAATTGTGGTCGTACCCTATTTGGAACTAAATCATGAATTATTCGATAACCGTCTAACGGTGGAATTGGTAGCAAGTTAAATATAAATAAGATTATATTTAACATAACAAACACCGAAAAGAACGTTTCAATTGCTCTCCAAGCTGTCGCAGAGACCGTTTCATATAGCCCAAACTTGATAAGGACTAGGAATAAAAACGCTCCAATAATTGCTAAAAATAGGTTACTTAAAGGTCCAGCAATCGATACTAAAACACCTGCAAGTCGAGGGCGTTTAAAGAAAAAACGATTAACAGGCACTGGTTTTGCCCACCCAAAGCCGACTAAGAAAATTAAAATTGTTCCTAATGGATCTAAATGAGCCATCGGCGATAACGTTAATCGACCTTGTTTAGCTGCTGTTGAATCTCCAAATTTATACGCAACAAAAGCATGAGCGTATTCATGAAGTGTAAATGCAAAAATTAACGTAATAGCGACAAATGGAATGAGTTCGAGTGGAAAAGCTAAAAAACCTTCCAAAGTTGTTCCCCTTTTCTATACCTTTTTCTTCTTTCAGTATACAATATTTAGTGATAAGAAAGAAACTTTCATAATAGGAGGATTTACTATGCCATACGTTACAGTAAAAATGCTA from Sutcliffiella cohnii encodes:
- the speB gene encoding agmatinase is translated as MRFDEAYSGNVFIKSHPNYEESQAVIYGMPMDWTVSYRPGSRFGPSRIREVSIGLEEYSPYLDRELEEVKYFDAGDIPLPFGNPQKSIDMIEEYIDGLMAAGKFPLGMGGEHLVSWPVMKAVAKKYPNLAIIHMDAHTDLRDHYEGEPLSHSTPIKKIADHIGPTNVYSFGIRSGMKEEFQWAKEVGMHISKFEVLEPLKEILPTLAGRPVYVTIDIDVLDPAHAPGTGTVDAGGITSRELLASIHAIARSEVNVVGCDLVEVAPIYDASEQTANTASKIIREMILGFVK
- the speE gene encoding spermidine synthase translates to MGLWFTEKQTENFGITMKINKTLHTEQTDFQKLDMVETEEFGNMLLLDGMVMTSQKDEWVYHEMVAHVPLFTHPNPENVLVVGGGDGGVIREVLKHPSVKKATLVDIDGKVIEYSKKFLPEIAGKLDDPRVDVQVGDGFMHIAESENKYDVIMVDSTEPVGPAVNLFTKGFYAGISRALKEDGVFVAQSDNPWFTPDLIRNVQRDVREIFPITRLYIANIPTYPSGMWTFTIGSKKYDPLEVSEDRFHEIDTKYYTKELHKAAFVLPKFVADLTK
- a CDS encoding transglycosylase domain-containing protein; translation: MEIITNDRLQSWIKYIRAFLFISVILLISFFLFIGSIFIYAKSKGAPPLWVTQSSIIYASDGSIIGEAHNGEKRYWVSLEDISPNVIDATLAVEDRRFYEHSGFDYRRIVGAILADIKARAKVQGASTITQQYARNLFLNHEKTVTRKWNEALYTIRLEANYSKDEILEGYLNTIYYGHGAYGIESAAHYYFGKTASELTLAEASMLAGIPKGPNIFSPFINEERAEARQRVVLQSMVANGNISETLAKEAAEHSLQFGEREHLPTEYMAPYFQDAVRSVLRNELGLGEELVKGGLHIYTTLNPRLQHIAEQQIAEELDEESDIQVGFIAMDPQSGRVEALVGGRDYEESPFNRVTQAMRQPGSTFKPLLYYQALENGFTPSTPFRSERTTFQFDNGRASYTPHNYKDYYANSEVPLMQALPVSDNIYAVKTHLYLGEEQLLETARKFGIHSPLQAVPALALGSSPVRVIEMANAFSMLANGGTNVTPIFIDKIVNYRGEVLFESSPEKERVLDPDITFVLNHMMTGMFDRRLNGYMSVTGNSLVSQLSRPYAGKSGTTPTDSWMIGYTPELLSAVWTGYDQNQPLQQREQRYTKNIWAEFMEEALEEKSVTVFRPTDGVVGVQVNPESGLLASKECPGSRLTYYVKGTEPTEYCQKHGEETEQQIEQLEKREQEGGKSWWQKFIPWL
- a CDS encoding YwhD family protein, yielding MEKKPIGFNIIKNDPTDGHKGFGVGALSLENVSPVFVDVEAGEAFVDIGAMHARSTVEKGIKFIPNRDEVPNPKLYWLVWVTIDRKQEGPYYAGVTACEMTVDREARRGYKSLPEHVNKMDKSMKRHIMVDFMDDRSKTILKNYLINHEPGLWERSSEELKNGLAVE
- a CDS encoding site-2 protease family protein: MEGFLAFPLELIPFVAITLIFAFTLHEYAHAFVAYKFGDSTAAKQGRLTLSPMAHLDPLGTILIFLVGFGWAKPVPVNRFFFKRPRLAGVLVSIAGPLSNLFLAIIGAFLFLVLIKFGLYETVSATAWRAIETFFSVFVMLNIILFIFNLLPIPPLDGYRIIHDLVPNRVRPQLTKLEPFGMIFFLALVLIRPLYDVTIGLLFSTVYPTIEKGIFDFLATLLML